One region of Aurantimonas sp. HBX-1 genomic DNA includes:
- the pgi gene encoding glucose-6-phosphate isomerase → MRPDETRPEADLATMAAAAAQKGPRALFAADPDRFARFSARHGDLLLDFSKTSIDAPALRALLDLARSCSLEARRDAMFAGAAINATEGRAVMHVALRGEPKDGYRVDGNPVSGAVEDVLKAMTAFAERVRTGELRGATDKNITDIVNIGIGGSDLGPAMATLALAPYHDGPRTHFVSNVDGAHIADTLAKLDPETTLVIVASKTFTTIETMTNAASARAWIAGALGEEAVRAHFAAVSTALDKVAEFGIAEDRVFGFWDWVGGRYSLWSAIGLPLMLAIGSVRFREFLAGGRDIDQHFLTAPLEANLPVLLGLVGYWHRALCHYPTRAIIPYDQRLARFPAYLQQLDMESNGKRVGLDGEAVPVSGPVAWGEPGTNGQHAFFQLLHQGTDVVPVEFLVGALAHEPASMRVHQDLLLANCLAQSEALMRGRDLEEARRQLLAAGKSPAEAERLAPHRVFPGNRPSVTLLYPLLDPAMLGRLIALYEHRVFVEAQLYGINAFDQWGVELGKELANKLVPVVTGEAAADDRDGSTAGLVAAIRKIRGI, encoded by the coding sequence ATGAGGCCTGACGAAACTCGCCCCGAGGCGGACCTCGCGACCATGGCAGCGGCAGCGGCGCAGAAGGGTCCGCGCGCCCTCTTCGCCGCCGACCCCGACCGCTTCGCGCGTTTCTCGGCGCGGCACGGCGATCTGCTGCTGGATTTTTCCAAGACGTCGATCGACGCGCCGGCGCTGCGGGCGCTGCTCGACCTGGCGCGATCCTGTTCGCTGGAAGCAAGGCGCGACGCGATGTTCGCCGGGGCCGCGATCAACGCGACGGAGGGCCGGGCGGTGATGCACGTCGCCCTGCGCGGCGAGCCCAAGGACGGCTACCGCGTCGACGGCAACCCGGTGAGCGGCGCCGTCGAGGACGTGCTGAAGGCGATGACCGCCTTCGCCGAGCGGGTGCGCACCGGCGAACTGCGCGGCGCGACCGACAAGAACATCACCGACATCGTCAATATCGGCATCGGCGGATCGGATCTCGGCCCGGCCATGGCGACGCTGGCGCTGGCGCCCTATCACGACGGGCCGCGCACGCATTTCGTCTCGAATGTCGACGGCGCCCACATCGCCGACACGCTGGCGAAGCTCGATCCCGAGACGACGCTGGTGATCGTCGCGTCGAAGACTTTCACCACCATCGAGACGATGACCAACGCGGCGAGCGCCCGCGCCTGGATTGCCGGGGCGCTCGGCGAGGAAGCGGTGCGGGCGCATTTCGCTGCGGTGTCGACGGCGCTCGACAAGGTGGCCGAGTTTGGCATCGCCGAAGACCGGGTGTTCGGCTTCTGGGACTGGGTCGGCGGGCGCTATTCGCTGTGGTCGGCGATCGGCCTGCCGCTGATGCTGGCGATCGGCAGCGTCCGGTTCCGCGAATTCCTCGCCGGCGGCCGCGACATCGACCAGCATTTCCTAACCGCGCCGCTGGAGGCGAACCTGCCCGTGCTGCTCGGTCTCGTCGGCTACTGGCACCGGGCGCTCTGCCACTATCCGACCCGCGCGATCATCCCCTACGACCAGCGGCTGGCGCGCTTTCCGGCCTATCTGCAGCAGCTCGACATGGAATCGAACGGCAAGCGCGTCGGGCTCGACGGCGAGGCAGTGCCGGTCTCCGGCCCGGTCGCCTGGGGCGAGCCCGGCACCAACGGCCAGCACGCCTTCTTCCAGCTGCTGCACCAGGGCACGGACGTCGTACCCGTGGAATTTCTCGTCGGCGCCCTGGCGCACGAGCCTGCTTCGATGCGCGTCCACCAGGACCTACTGCTTGCCAACTGCCTCGCCCAGAGCGAGGCGCTGATGCGCGGACGTGATCTCGAGGAAGCCCGCCGGCAGCTTCTGGCGGCAGGCAAGTCGCCGGCCGAGGCCGAGCGGCTGGCCCCGCACCGGGTCTTCCCCGGCAACCGGCCGTCGGTCACCCTGCTCTATCCGCTGCTTGACCCGGCGATGCTCGGCCGGCTCATCGCACTCTACGAGCACCGCGTCTTCGTCGAGGCCCAGCTTTACGGGATCAATGCCTTCGACCAATGGGGCGTCGAACTCGGCAAGGAACTCGCCAACAAGCTGGTGCCGGTCGTCACCGGCGAAGCGGCAGCCGACGATCGCGACGGCTCGACCGCCGGCCTCGTCGCCGCCATCCGGAAAATAAGAGGTATCTGA
- a CDS encoding glycogen/starch/alpha-glucan phosphorylase, with translation MSAPVPTHEAPFNGGGALKPEPRLNDPDTLAKQIVEKLTYSIGKNPVSARKYDWLRATTLAVRDRIMDHWFESADRFAESGGKRVCYLSMEFLIGRMLRDAINNLGLTEPVREALSRYGVELDMIELLEPDAALGNGGLGRLAACFMESMASTGVPGYGYGIRYVHGFFRQEIVDGAQVELPETWLVHGNPWEFERRNASYEIGFGGKVSTIQEPGRPSRQVWRPAERVLAVAYDTPMVGWRGRQVNTLRLWSAQALDPILLDAFNSGDHIGALVESNKAEAITRVLYPADSHQAGQELRLRQEYFFSSASLQDIIRRHLDENDDLSNLSDKVAIQLNDTHPAVSVAELMRLLVDVHGFEWDEAWRITRATFSYTNHTLLPEALEHWPIHLFERLLPRQMQIIYAINAGIIREAAQDRGYDDGQVAAISLIDEGNGRRVRMGQLAFVGSHAVNGVSALHTDLMKQTVFRDLHALYPDRIQNKTNGVTPRRWLMEANPGLTGLITEAIGPGFLDDIEKIVEIDHLADDAAFRERFAAIKRQNKERLANLIGERMATSVDPSAIFDIQVKRIHEYKRQFLNIIEAIALYDQIRSHPERDWTPRVKIFAGKAAPSYVQAKEIIHLANDVGRVINSDPAVRDLLKVVFIPNYNVSLAEIIMPAADLSEQISTAGLEASGTGNMKFALNGALTIGTLDGANVEMLEHVGEDNIFIFGLTASEVAQRRREAHSGRSIIDNEPMLREALDAISSGLFCPESPSRFHSLVSNLYNNDWWMICADFKAYWNTQRTLDDLYTRQDEWQAKAVHNTARMGWFSSDRSIREYARDIWKAGPGLSG, from the coding sequence ATGTCCGCACCGGTCCCGACCCACGAAGCGCCCTTTAACGGCGGCGGCGCCCTGAAGCCCGAGCCGCGGCTGAACGACCCGGATACGCTGGCCAAGCAGATCGTCGAGAAGCTCACCTACTCGATCGGCAAGAATCCCGTCTCGGCCCGCAAGTACGACTGGCTGCGCGCGACGACGCTGGCGGTGCGCGACCGGATCATGGACCACTGGTTCGAATCCGCCGACCGCTTCGCCGAATCGGGCGGCAAGCGGGTCTGCTACCTGTCGATGGAGTTCCTGATCGGCCGCATGCTGCGCGACGCGATCAACAATCTCGGCCTCACCGAGCCGGTCCGCGAGGCGCTGTCGCGCTACGGGGTGGAACTCGACATGATCGAGCTGCTGGAGCCGGACGCTGCCCTTGGCAATGGCGGCCTCGGCCGGCTCGCCGCCTGTTTCATGGAGTCGATGGCCTCGACCGGCGTGCCCGGCTACGGCTACGGCATCCGCTATGTGCACGGCTTCTTCCGCCAGGAGATCGTCGACGGCGCCCAGGTCGAGTTGCCGGAGACCTGGCTGGTCCATGGCAATCCCTGGGAATTCGAGCGGCGCAACGCCAGCTACGAGATCGGCTTCGGCGGCAAGGTCTCTACCATCCAGGAGCCGGGCCGGCCGTCGCGGCAGGTCTGGCGCCCCGCCGAGCGCGTGCTCGCCGTCGCCTACGACACGCCGATGGTCGGCTGGCGCGGCCGCCAGGTGAACACGCTGCGGCTGTGGAGCGCCCAAGCGCTCGACCCGATCCTGCTCGACGCCTTCAACTCCGGCGACCACATCGGCGCGCTGGTGGAATCCAACAAGGCCGAGGCGATCACGCGGGTGCTCTACCCCGCCGATTCCCACCAGGCCGGTCAGGAACTGCGGCTGCGGCAGGAATATTTCTTCTCCTCCGCCTCGCTGCAGGACATCATCCGCCGCCATCTCGACGAGAACGACGACCTGTCGAACCTGTCCGACAAGGTGGCGATCCAGCTCAACGATACCCATCCCGCGGTGTCGGTGGCCGAGCTGATGCGCCTGCTCGTCGACGTGCACGGCTTCGAGTGGGACGAGGCGTGGCGGATCACCCGCGCCACCTTCTCCTACACCAACCACACCCTCCTGCCCGAAGCCCTGGAGCACTGGCCGATCCACCTGTTCGAGCGGCTGCTGCCCCGGCAGATGCAGATCATCTACGCGATCAACGCCGGGATCATCCGTGAGGCGGCCCAGGACCGCGGCTACGACGACGGCCAGGTGGCGGCGATCTCGCTGATCGACGAGGGCAACGGCCGGCGCGTGCGCATGGGCCAGCTCGCCTTCGTCGGCAGTCACGCGGTCAACGGCGTCTCGGCGCTGCACACCGATCTGATGAAGCAGACGGTGTTCCGCGACCTGCACGCGCTCTATCCGGACCGCATCCAGAACAAGACCAACGGCGTGACGCCGCGGCGCTGGCTGATGGAGGCCAATCCCGGGCTTACCGGGCTGATCACCGAGGCGATCGGCCCCGGCTTCCTGGACGACATCGAGAAGATCGTCGAGATCGATCATCTGGCCGACGACGCCGCCTTCCGCGAGCGCTTCGCGGCGATCAAGCGGCAGAACAAGGAGCGGCTTGCCAACCTCATCGGCGAGCGGATGGCGACCAGCGTCGATCCGTCGGCGATCTTCGACATCCAGGTCAAGCGCATCCACGAGTACAAGCGCCAGTTCCTCAACATCATCGAGGCGATCGCGCTCTACGACCAGATTCGCTCGCACCCGGAGCGCGACTGGACCCCGCGGGTGAAGATCTTCGCCGGCAAGGCGGCGCCGAGCTACGTGCAGGCCAAGGAGATCATCCATCTCGCCAACGATGTCGGGCGGGTGATCAATTCCGACCCGGCGGTGCGCGACCTTTTGAAGGTAGTGTTCATCCCGAACTACAATGTGAGCCTCGCCGAGATCATCATGCCGGCGGCGGACCTGTCGGAGCAGATCTCGACGGCCGGGCTCGAGGCGTCCGGTACCGGCAACATGAAGTTCGCCCTCAATGGCGCGCTGACCATCGGAACGCTGGACGGCGCCAATGTCGAGATGCTGGAGCATGTCGGCGAGGACAACATCTTCATCTTCGGCCTGACCGCCAGCGAGGTGGCGCAGCGCCGCCGCGAGGCCCACAGCGGCCGCTCGATCATCGACAACGAGCCGATGCTGCGCGAGGCGCTGGACGCCATCTCGTCCGGCCTGTTCTGCCCGGAGAGCCCGTCGCGGTTCCACTCGCTGGTCTCCAACCTCTACAACAACGACTGGTGGATGATCTGCGCCGACTTCAAGGCCTACTGGAACACCCAGCGCACCCTCGATGATCTCTACACCCGGCAGGACGAGTGGCAGGCCAAGGCCGTCCACAACACCGCGCGCATGGGCTGGTTCTCCTCCGATCGCTCCATCCGCGAATACGCCCGCGACATCTGGAAGGCGGGCCCCGGCCTCTCCGGCTGA
- a CDS encoding alpha-D-glucose phosphate-specific phosphoglucomutase has product MIETIATKPYDDQKPGTSGLRKKVPHFQQPHYAANFLQAIFDAVATGDGDTLVIGGDGRFYNREVILLAIRMAAANGYGRVVVGRGGLLSTPAASHLIRKRGAAGGIILSASHNPGGPNGDFGIKYNIGNGGPAPERVTETIFAKASSLTRYRVWTETAPDISRIGESRLGDMVVEVVDPVADYAELMESLFDFALIRDLVASGFGMRFDAMHAVTGPYAREILENRLGAPRGTVINGVPLPDFGGGHPDPNAVHAADLIEEMMAPDGPDFGAASDGDGDRNLIVGKGIVVSPSDSLAILAANAPLAPGYARGIAGIARSMPTSQAADRVAEKRGIGLYETPTGWKFFGTLLDAGKVTICGEESAGTGSDHVREKDGLWAVLLWLNILAARRESVREVVESHWAEFGRTFYQRHDYEEIDSAAAEGLMESLHDRLASMAGQRFGTLVVSEADDFSYKDPIDGSVATGQGIRIVFSGGSRIVFRLSGTGTQGATLRVYIERYEKDPARHATAPEVALKELVETADAIGEIRKRTGRTHPDVIT; this is encoded by the coding sequence ATGATCGAGACGATCGCCACCAAGCCCTATGACGACCAGAAGCCGGGCACGTCGGGCCTGCGCAAGAAGGTGCCGCATTTCCAGCAGCCGCACTACGCGGCGAACTTCCTGCAGGCGATCTTCGACGCGGTCGCGACCGGCGACGGCGACACGCTGGTGATCGGCGGCGACGGACGCTTCTACAACCGCGAGGTGATCCTCCTGGCGATCCGCATGGCGGCCGCCAACGGCTACGGGCGGGTCGTCGTCGGGCGCGGCGGGCTGCTGTCGACGCCGGCCGCCTCGCATCTGATCCGCAAGCGCGGCGCCGCGGGTGGCATCATCCTGTCGGCCAGCCACAATCCGGGCGGGCCGAACGGCGATTTCGGCATCAAGTACAATATCGGCAATGGCGGCCCGGCCCCGGAGCGCGTCACCGAGACGATCTTCGCCAAGGCGTCGAGCCTCACCCGCTACCGCGTCTGGACCGAGACCGCGCCGGACATCTCGCGCATCGGCGAGAGCCGGCTCGGCGACATGGTCGTCGAGGTGGTGGACCCGGTGGCCGACTATGCCGAGCTGATGGAGAGCCTGTTCGACTTCGCCCTGATCCGCGACCTCGTCGCCTCCGGCTTCGGGATGCGCTTCGACGCCATGCATGCGGTGACCGGCCCCTATGCTCGGGAGATCCTGGAAAACCGCCTCGGAGCGCCACGCGGCACGGTGATCAACGGCGTGCCGCTGCCGGATTTCGGCGGCGGCCACCCCGATCCGAACGCCGTGCATGCGGCGGACCTGATCGAGGAAATGATGGCGCCGGACGGTCCGGATTTCGGCGCGGCGTCCGACGGTGACGGCGACCGCAACCTCATCGTCGGCAAGGGCATCGTCGTCTCGCCCTCCGATTCGCTGGCGATCCTCGCCGCCAACGCCCCGCTGGCGCCCGGCTATGCGCGCGGCATCGCCGGCATCGCGCGGTCGATGCCGACCAGCCAGGCGGCCGACCGGGTCGCCGAGAAGCGCGGCATCGGGCTCTACGAGACCCCGACCGGCTGGAAGTTCTTCGGCACGCTGCTCGACGCCGGCAAGGTGACGATCTGCGGCGAGGAAAGCGCCGGCACCGGTTCCGACCACGTGCGCGAGAAGGACGGTCTGTGGGCCGTGCTGCTCTGGCTCAACATCCTGGCGGCGCGGCGCGAGAGCGTCCGGGAGGTGGTCGAGAGCCACTGGGCCGAGTTCGGCCGCACCTTCTACCAGCGGCACGACTACGAGGAGATCGATTCCGCCGCCGCCGAGGGGCTGATGGAATCGCTGCACGACCGGCTGGCCTCGATGGCCGGCCAGCGCTTCGGCACGCTCGTCGTCTCGGAGGCCGACGACTTCTCCTACAAGGACCCGATCGACGGCTCCGTCGCTACCGGCCAGGGCATCCGCATCGTCTTCTCCGGCGGCTCGCGCATCGTCTTCCGCCTGTCGGGCACCGGCACCCAGGGCGCGACGCTCAGGGTCTATATCGAACGCTACGAGAAGGATCCGGCGCGCCATGCGACGGCGCCGGAAGTCGCGCTGAAGGAGCTCGTCGAGACCGCCGACGCGATCGGCGAGATCAGGAAGCGCACCGGCCGGACCCACCCCGACGTCATCACCTGA
- the glgA gene encoding glycogen synthase GlgA: MSLSLLSVASEVFPLIKTGGLADVAGALPLALAEHGIDVRTLMPGYPDVMARIGTGETLCRFVNLFGGPAAVIGTRLGDLDLLVLDAPHLYDRSGGPYVTAGGFDHPDNWARFAALSQAGAAVAQGAIPGYRPDIVQAHDWQAALTPVYLAVSGRPRPKTVVTIHNLAFQGSYPASIFGSLGLPAAAWSLEGVEYYGNVGYLKGGLHAADLVTTVSPTYAEEILTPGGGMGLDGLLRGRGERLVGIVNGIDTGVWDPRNDPVIASPYGARSLKGRLRNKRAIEQEFGLARGDGPILAVVSRLTWQKGLDLVAEACDAIVARGARLVVVGSGEPMIEGQFLAAHARHPDRIGVRIGYDETLSHRVQAGADAILIPSRFEPCGLTQLYGLRYGCIPVVAKVGGLADTVIDANHAAVTAGVATGVIFGPPTGPALIDGVDRVLDLYADPKGWRSMQVSAMNADVSWRASARIYADLFRDLTRE, from the coding sequence ATGAGCCTCAGCCTGCTCTCCGTGGCCTCGGAGGTGTTTCCGCTGATCAAGACGGGCGGCCTCGCCGACGTGGCGGGAGCACTGCCGCTGGCCCTGGCGGAGCACGGCATCGACGTGCGGACGCTGATGCCCGGCTATCCCGACGTCATGGCCCGGATCGGCACCGGCGAGACGCTGTGCCGATTCGTCAACCTGTTCGGCGGGCCGGCCGCGGTGATCGGGACAAGGCTCGGCGACCTCGACCTTCTCGTCCTCGACGCGCCGCATCTCTACGACCGCTCCGGCGGGCCCTACGTGACCGCCGGCGGCTTCGACCACCCGGACAACTGGGCGCGCTTCGCCGCTCTTTCGCAGGCGGGTGCCGCTGTCGCGCAGGGGGCCATCCCCGGCTATCGCCCCGACATCGTCCAGGCGCATGACTGGCAGGCGGCGCTCACCCCGGTCTATCTGGCCGTCTCGGGCCGGCCGCGGCCGAAGACGGTGGTGACGATCCACAACCTCGCCTTCCAGGGCAGCTATCCGGCCTCGATCTTCGGGTCGCTCGGCCTGCCGGCCGCCGCCTGGTCGCTCGAGGGCGTCGAGTATTACGGCAATGTCGGGTACCTGAAGGGTGGCCTGCACGCCGCCGACCTGGTGACGACGGTGAGCCCCACCTATGCCGAGGAGATCCTGACGCCGGGCGGCGGCATGGGGCTCGACGGCCTGCTGCGGGGCCGCGGCGAACGCCTCGTCGGCATCGTCAACGGCATCGACACCGGCGTCTGGGACCCGCGGAACGATCCGGTCATCGCCAGCCCCTACGGAGCGAGAAGCCTGAAAGGCCGCCTCCGCAACAAGCGGGCGATCGAGCAGGAATTCGGCCTGGCCCGCGGCGACGGACCGATCCTCGCTGTCGTAAGCCGGCTTACCTGGCAGAAGGGTCTCGACCTCGTCGCCGAGGCCTGCGACGCCATCGTCGCGCGCGGCGCCCGGCTCGTGGTGGTCGGCTCCGGCGAGCCGATGATCGAGGGACAGTTCCTCGCCGCCCATGCCCGCCATCCCGATCGCATCGGCGTACGGATCGGCTATGACGAGACCCTGTCGCACCGGGTGCAGGCGGGCGCCGACGCCATCCTCATCCCTTCCCGCTTCGAGCCCTGCGGCCTGACCCAGCTCTACGGCCTGCGCTATGGCTGCATCCCGGTCGTCGCCAAGGTCGGCGGCCTGGCCGACACGGTGATCGACGCGAACCATGCCGCCGTCACCGCCGGGGTCGCCACCGGCGTGATCTTCGGGCCGCCGACGGGGCCGGCGCTGATCGACGGCGTGGATCGCGTCCTCGACCTTTACGCCGACCCGAAAGGCTGGCGTAGCATGCAGGTTTCGGCCATGAACGCAGACGTGTCCTGGCGCGCCAGCGCCCGGATCTACGCAGATCTCTTCCGCGATCTCACGAGAGAGTAG
- the glgC gene encoding glucose-1-phosphate adenylyltransferase codes for MAENRRIAPLARDTMAYVLAGGRGSRLLELTDARAKPAVFFGGKTRIIDFALSNAINSGIRRIGVATQYKAHSLIRHLQNGWNFLRPGRNESFDILPASQRVSEDQWYAGTADAVYQNIDIIEDYAPRYIVILAGDHIYKMDYEFMLQQHVDSKADVTVGCLEVPRMEASGFGVMHVDDKDRITDFIEKPADPPAIPGRPDTALASMGIYVFETHFLMDQLRRDAADTTSNRDFGKDIIPHIVRHGVAYAHRFNRSVVRSANEPDTEAYWRDVGTVDAYWQANIDLTDIIPPLDIYDRDWPIWTYAETVPPAKFVHDEEGRRGSAVSSLVSGDCIISGGSLRRSLLFTGVRQRSYSMLDHAVVLPQCHIGRHARITKAVIDRGVHIPDGLVIGEDPELDAKRFRRTESGICLVTKPMIDRLSY; via the coding sequence ATGGCTGAGAACCGACGCATCGCGCCTTTGGCGCGCGACACCATGGCCTACGTGCTGGCCGGCGGCCGTGGCAGCCGGCTGCTCGAGCTGACCGACGCGCGCGCCAAGCCGGCGGTGTTCTTCGGCGGCAAGACGCGGATCATCGACTTCGCGCTGTCCAACGCGATCAATTCCGGCATCAGGCGCATCGGCGTCGCCACGCAGTACAAGGCGCACAGCCTGATCCGGCACCTGCAGAACGGCTGGAACTTCCTGCGGCCGGGCCGCAACGAGAGCTTCGACATCCTGCCGGCGAGCCAGCGCGTGTCGGAGGACCAGTGGTATGCCGGCACCGCCGACGCGGTCTACCAGAACATCGACATCATCGAGGACTACGCGCCCCGCTACATCGTCATCCTGGCGGGCGACCACATCTACAAGATGGACTACGAGTTCATGCTGCAGCAGCACGTGGACTCCAAGGCGGACGTGACGGTCGGCTGCCTGGAAGTGCCGCGCATGGAGGCCAGCGGCTTCGGCGTCATGCATGTCGACGACAAGGACCGCATCACCGACTTCATCGAGAAGCCCGCCGATCCGCCGGCGATCCCCGGCCGCCCGGACACGGCGCTGGCCTCGATGGGCATCTATGTCTTCGAGACGCATTTCCTGATGGACCAGCTGCGGCGCGACGCGGCCGACACGACGTCCAACAGAGACTTCGGCAAGGACATCATCCCACACATCGTGCGCCACGGCGTCGCCTACGCCCACCGCTTCAACCGCTCGGTGGTGCGCTCGGCCAACGAGCCGGACACCGAGGCCTACTGGCGGGACGTCGGCACGGTCGACGCCTACTGGCAGGCCAATATCGACCTCACCGACATCATCCCGCCGCTCGACATCTACGACCGGGACTGGCCGATCTGGACCTATGCCGAGACCGTGCCGCCGGCGAAGTTCGTGCATGACGAGGAGGGCCGCCGCGGCTCCGCCGTCTCCTCGCTGGTCTCCGGCGACTGCATCATCTCCGGCGGCTCGTTGCGGCGCTCGCTGCTTTTCACCGGCGTGCGGCAGCGCTCCTATTCGATGCTCGATCATGCCGTCGTGCTGCCGCAGTGCCATATCGGCCGCCACGCCCGCATCACCAAGGCGGTGATCGACCGCGGCGTGCACATCCCGGACGGGCTGGTGATCGGCGAGGATCCGGAACTCGATGCCAAGCGCTTCCGCCGCACCGAGAGCGGCATCTGCCTGGTCACCAAGCCGATGATCGACAGGCTGTCCTACTGA
- the glgX gene encoding glycogen debranching protein GlgX: protein MTHDITAERGRPAALGATIDADGVHFAVYSENAEAIHLCLFDEAGSLETDRLALPGRDGGTRYGFVPGLAAGARYGLRAVGPFQPEQGHRFDYSKLLVDPYAIQLDRPFVYQPVLTAPPERELDSAAFVPRAVVTDLARDAAPLPFATPGLTYEMQVRAFTQRHPDVPAAIRGTVAALAEPRLLDHLQKIGVETVELMPLAAWIDEGHLLNLNLTNAWGYNPITHMAPDPRLAPGGLAEIRRTVEALHERGIRVLLDVVFNHSGEGDETGPTICYRGLDNLLYYRHPEGEPSFMLNDTGTGNTMATDKAPVAQLFVDVLRTWVETTGIDGFRYDLATVLGRVDGGFSPEAPFFRMVAADALLKDRIHVAEPWDVGPGGYQVGNFPKPWFEWQDRFRDDVRQFWQGAGFMTGALATRLAGSADIYNHDGREPSASVNYIAAHDGFTLADIVMYADKHNEANGEDNRDGHNDNHSWNNGVEGETDDPGIIEARGKDIRALLATLLVARGTPMIVAGDEFGRTQRGNNNAYCQDNEISWLDWEKADGALIEFTARLARLRREHPALCADRFLTGAPVDDGGVPDVAWLREDGAAMGEADWDDGDRRFLGMSVYAPRRDAEDESERAVIYLNAAQTAATVTLPPPRPGHRFCLHVRSDAPQETPRVVDAGARLTVEGRSVYVMLEERA from the coding sequence ATGACGCATGACATCACCGCCGAGCGCGGCAGACCGGCCGCGCTCGGCGCCACGATCGACGCGGACGGCGTTCATTTCGCGGTCTATTCGGAGAACGCCGAGGCGATCCATCTCTGCCTGTTCGACGAGGCGGGAAGCCTGGAGACGGACCGGCTCGCCCTGCCCGGGCGCGACGGCGGCACGCGCTACGGCTTCGTGCCGGGCCTTGCCGCGGGTGCCCGCTACGGGCTGCGCGCGGTCGGGCCGTTCCAGCCGGAGCAAGGCCACCGCTTCGACTATTCCAAGCTGCTTGTCGACCCCTACGCGATCCAGCTCGACCGGCCCTTCGTCTACCAGCCGGTGCTGACCGCGCCGCCGGAGCGTGAACTCGACAGCGCCGCCTTCGTGCCGCGGGCGGTGGTCACGGATCTGGCGCGCGACGCCGCGCCGCTGCCGTTCGCGACGCCCGGCCTCACCTACGAGATGCAGGTGCGCGCCTTCACCCAGCGCCATCCCGACGTGCCCGCCGCGATCCGCGGCACCGTCGCGGCGCTCGCCGAGCCACGGCTGCTCGACCACCTGCAGAAGATCGGCGTCGAGACGGTCGAGCTGATGCCGCTCGCCGCCTGGATCGACGAGGGCCACCTGCTCAATCTCAACCTCACCAATGCCTGGGGCTACAACCCGATCACCCACATGGCGCCGGATCCGCGCCTGGCGCCGGGCGGTCTGGCCGAGATCCGCCGCACGGTGGAGGCGCTGCACGAGCGCGGCATCCGCGTGCTGCTCGACGTCGTGTTCAACCATTCCGGCGAGGGCGACGAGACCGGCCCGACGATCTGCTATCGCGGCCTCGACAATCTGCTCTACTACCGGCACCCGGAGGGCGAGCCCTCCTTCATGCTCAACGACACCGGCACCGGCAACACCATGGCGACCGACAAGGCGCCGGTGGCGCAGCTGTTCGTCGACGTGCTGCGGACATGGGTCGAGACCACCGGGATCGATGGCTTCCGCTACGACCTTGCCACGGTCCTCGGCCGCGTCGATGGCGGCTTCTCCCCCGAAGCGCCGTTCTTCCGCATGGTCGCGGCCGACGCGCTGCTGAAGGACCGCATCCATGTGGCCGAGCCCTGGGATGTCGGGCCAGGCGGCTACCAGGTCGGCAATTTCCCCAAGCCCTGGTTCGAGTGGCAGGACCGCTTCCGCGACGACGTCCGGCAGTTCTGGCAGGGCGCGGGCTTCATGACCGGCGCGCTGGCGACGCGTCTCGCCGGCTCCGCCGACATCTACAACCATGACGGCCGCGAGCCTTCGGCCAGCGTCAACTACATCGCCGCGCATGACGGTTTCACCCTCGCCGACATCGTCATGTATGCCGACAAGCACAACGAGGCGAACGGCGAGGACAACCGAGACGGCCACAACGACAACCATTCCTGGAACAACGGCGTCGAGGGCGAGACCGACGATCCGGGGATCATCGAGGCGCGCGGCAAGGACATCAGGGCGCTGCTGGCGACGCTGCTGGTGGCGCGCGGCACGCCGATGATCGTCGCCGGCGACGAGTTCGGCCGCACCCAGCGCGGCAACAACAACGCCTACTGCCAGGACAACGAGATCTCCTGGCTGGACTGGGAGAAGGCCGACGGCGCGCTGATCGAGTTCACCGCACGGCTCGCCCGGCTGCGGCGCGAGCATCCGGCGCTCTGCGCCGACCGCTTCCTCACCGGCGCGCCGGTGGACGACGGCGGCGTGCCGGACGTCGCGTGGCTGCGCGAGGACGGCGCGGCGATGGGCGAGGCGGACTGGGACGATGGCGACCGGCGTTTCCTCGGCATGTCGGTCTACGCGCCGCGGCGCGATGCGGAGGACGAGAGCGAGCGGGCGGTGATCTATCTGAACGCGGCGCAGACGGCGGCGACCGTGACGCTGCCGCCGCCGCGCCCCGGCCACCGCTTCTGCCTGCATGTGCGCTCCGACGCGCCGCAGGAGACGCCGCGCGTGGTGGATGCCGGCGCGAGGCTCACCGTCGAGGGCCGCTCGGTCTACGTCATGCTCGAGGAACGCGCCTGA